The proteins below come from a single Triticum aestivum cultivar Chinese Spring chromosome 5D, IWGSC CS RefSeq v2.1, whole genome shotgun sequence genomic window:
- the LOC123120719 gene encoding protein SMG7, whose product MTVPMDSTAVPPSRDLVQRLLKKNAELKSHLEKSAQSKVPSDPNIWLQMRENFEKMILADHDFCEKHEIEYILWQLHYKRIEEFRHHISSAGAAASQNGKNNANPDRIKRIKSAFRSFLSEASGFYHDLMFKIKSNYDLPLGHFSESPENAGNPGKNDKRTADAKKALISCHRCLIYLGDLARYKGMFGDADSVRREYNAASNYYKEAASICPSSGNPHHQLAILASYSGNEVVAVYRYFRSLAADTPFSTARDNLILAFEKNRQGYAQLPSNNKVAIARTLPPRSAGRGRGRGEIRFQPKDVNTEAASKEREQSIPDTLKSFFVRFVRLNGILFTRTSLETFEELFDVVINDLKILLSSGPNEEFHFGSDAAENALVIVRLVAILIFTVHNVKKEPDNQSYAEIVQRRVLLQNAFTAAFEFVGHILKRCSELRDIASSFYLPAIVVYIEWLACHPELAADSEMDEKHANARSFFWNQCVLLMNKLILTDLASIDGDDDEACFFDMGVYEEGETGNRLALWEDFELRGFSPLVPAHIILDFSSKHTFGSDGSTKEKKARAQRILSAGKALLNFVQIDQLRIYFDPSSRKFVVAKEPPVFEAATSTHRSRNAPETNAVELEHEIGNKFDAVATNLGAIQSGVQLCSEGEDDEEIVFKPTASEKLPKVLTELPVNGYIQPLQMSTAGWPTIGGPVAIQSTASASGPGNCNVIESLPMSSGGWAFNGRQEAISSNVSMSTTYEFVQPVEMATSSWASNGAPLVGPLNTMPTFSAAISDPRVSAAMVPHFGSPDYSKLLLEQEKLLMRGLNNVHLAGNGFPEQRFQGGLQSMVYSPHVSVESVRNNTSLMHNQVKATEETIPSTSDSIVPSVAASGGMTINLTDAPVAVSKKNPVSRPSRPVGPPPGFNHITPKRHDDIMPFEKLQHQQIDDYSWLDGYQPSMERVHNSKAIYPDVATTSSAFTTPFPFPGKQQVSGVHTLGASEKTWHDFHLFDPAKQNMVQNHQQINQHSGQVAEKQPAKPIGSGRYLV is encoded by the exons ATGACTGTTCCGATGGATAGTACTGCTGTTCCGCCATCTCGGGACCTCGTGCAGCGCCTCCTTAAGAAG AATGCCGAACTCAAAAGTCATCTTGAGAAGTCAGCACAGTCCAAAGTCCCATCAGATCCCAACATATGGCTTCAGATGCGTGAGAATTTTGAGAAAATGATTCTGGCAGATCATGACTTCTGTGAAAAGCATGAGATCGAGTATATTTTGTGGCAGTTGCATTACAAAAGAATCGAGGAGTTCAGGCACCACATTAGTTCTGCAGGTGCAGCTGCATCTCAAAACGGGAAGAACAATGCCAACCCTGATCGAATTAAGAGGATTAAATCGGCCTTCAGGAGCTTTCTTTCAGAAGCATCGGGCTTCTATCATGACTTGATGTTCAAGATCAAATCCAACTACGACCTTCCTCTGGGTCACTTCTCGGAGTCTCCTGAGAATGCAGGCAACCCTGGCAAAAATGATAAGAGAACAGCTGATGCTAAGAAAGCCCTGATATCATGCCACCGTTGTCTCATATATCTTGGTGATTTGGCCCGCTATAAGGGTATGTTTGGTGATGCTGATTCTGTAAGACGTGAATATAATGCGGCTTCTAATTACTATAAGGAGGCAGCTTCAATCTGCCCTTCCAGCGGCAACCCACACCATCAG CTTGCAATATTAGCTTCTTACTCTGGCAATGAGGTGGTGGCTGTCTACAGATACTTTCGAAGCTTAGCTGCAGACACTCCCTTCTCCACAGCACGGGACAACTTGATTCTTGCTTTTGAGAAG AATCGCCAGGGCTATGCACAGCTGCCAAGCAACAACAAAGTTGCAATTGCTAGGACATTACCCCCACGGTCAGCTGGTAGGGGCAGAGGACGGGGCGAAATAAGGTTTCAGCCCAAGGATGTTAATACTGAAGCAGCTTCAAAAGAGCGAGAGCAAAGTATTCCTGATACACTGAAGTCCTTCTTTGTACGGTTTGTTAGGCTCAATGGAATTCTTTTCACAAGGACTAG TTTGGAAACATTTGAGGAACTGTTTGATGTGGTCATCAATGATCTGAAAATTCTCCTCTCTTCTGGTCCAAATGAAGAGTTCCATTTTGGTTCTGATGCTGCAGAGAACGCATTAGTTATTGTTCGACTTGTTGCAATCCTTATATTCACAGTGCACAACGTGAAAAAGGAACCAGATAACCAGTCATATGCTGAAATTGTCCAACGCAGGGTACTTCTTCAAAATGCATTTACAGCTGCTTTTGAGTTTGTTGGACATATTCTCAAAAGGTGCTCAGAGCTTCGTGACATTGCATCAAGTTTCTATCTTCCAGCCATTGTGGTCTACATCGAATGGCTGGCATGCCATCCGGAGTTAGCTGCTGATTCGGAGATGGACGAGAAGCATGCGAATGCTCGATCTTTCTTCTGGAACCAGTGTGTCTTGCTTATGAATAAGCTCATCCTTACAGACCTTGCGTccattgatggtgatgatgatgaggcttGCTTTTTTGATATGGGCGTGTATGAAGAGGGTGAAACTGGCAATCGACTTGCATTGTGGGAAGATTTTGAATTAAGGGGATTTTCCCCCTTGGTGCCTGCACATATTATCTTGGATTTCTCAAGCAAGCACACATTTGGAAGTGATGGTAGCACCAAGGAGAAGAAAGCACGGGCACAACGGATACTTTCTGCAGGGAAGGCTCTACTCAATTTTGTCCAGATTGATCAACTGAGAATATATTTTGACCCATCTTCAAGAAAGTTTGTTGTGGCCAAGGAGCCTCCTGTTTTTGAAGCTGCCACCTCTACTCATAGATCTCGCAATGCACCTGAAACAAATGCTGTTGAGCTGGAACATGAAATTGGTAACAAATTTGATGCAGTGGCAACTAATCTTGGAGCAATACAGTCGGGAGTACAGTTGTGTTCAGAGGGAGAAGATGATGAAGAAATTGTTTTCAAACCTACAGCGTCCGAGAAGCTCCCAAAAGTACTTACCGAACTACCCGTTAATGGATATATCCAGCCTCTACAAATGTCTACTGCTGGGTGGCCAACAATTGGCGGACCAGTTGCTATTCAGAGTACTGCATCTGCATCAGGTCCTGGAAACTGTAATGTTATTGAGTCACTTCCCATGTCTTCTGGTGGTTGGGCTTTCAATGGTAGGCAAGAGGCTATTTCTAGCAATGTTTCAATGTCGACAACTTACGAATTTGTGCAGCCTGTTGAGATGGCTACTTCCAGCTGGGCAAGCAATGGTGCACCACTTGTTGGCCCTCTGAACACAATGCCTACTTTCTCAGCTGCCATCTCTGATCCGCGTGTATCTGCAGCAATGGTTCCACATTTTGGCAGCCCAGATTATTCAAAATTGCTCCTTGAACAAGAAAAACTCTTAATGAGGGGATTAAATAATGTTCATTTGGCTGGAAATGGATTTCCTGAGCAGAGGTTTCAGGGTGGATTACAGTCAATGGTATATTCTCCACATGTATCTGTTGAATCTGTGCGCAACAATACAAGTTTGATGCATAATCAGGTGAAAGCGACTGAAGAAACCATCCCATCCACTTCTGATTCAATTGTACCATCAGTAGCAGCATCTGGTGGGATGACAATCAATCTCACTGATGCACCTGTAGCTGTATCAAAGAAGAATCCTGTAAGTCGTCCATCAAGGCCCGTTGGTCCTCCTCCAGGATTTAACCACATCACTCCAAAACGCCATGATGATATTATGCCATTTGAGAAGCTGCAGCACCAACAGATCGATGATTACAGCTGGCTGGATGGCTACCAGCCATCAATGGAACGTGTTCATAACTCAAAAGCTATTTATCCTGATGTTGCCACTACCAGCAGTGCATTCACCACTCCCTTCCCTTTCCCTGGGAAACAGCAGGTTTCTGGGGTGCACACCTTAGGGGCCAGTGAGAAAACATGGCATGATTTCCACCTTTTTGACCCTGCAAAGCAGAATATGGTTCAAAACCACCAACAAATTAATCAGCATAGTGGTCAAGTGGCTGAAAAGCAGCCGGCAAAACCTATCGGATCTGGCCGTTATCTTGTGTGA